A genome region from Pseudomonas pergaminensis includes the following:
- a CDS encoding ABC transporter ATP-binding protein, which produces MSQAILQVRDISLSFKGVKAINALSFEVARGEICALIGPNGAGKSSLLNVLNGVYRFDAGEIVFEDQHFHRIDPLGAARRGIGRTFQNNALFKKMSVLDNLLTGLSRHMRSSFIEQALGLPRARREAEAFRSRAQGILEFLELQAHRDVLVGNLSYGLQKRVELGRALIAGPSLLLLDEPMAGMNAEEKQEMARFVADVNRDLGTTVVLIEHDMGVVMGLSDHVVVLDYGRKVGDGTPADVQANPEVIAAYLGVVNP; this is translated from the coding sequence ATGAGCCAGGCCATTCTCCAAGTGCGGGATATTTCGCTGTCGTTCAAGGGCGTCAAGGCGATCAATGCCTTGTCCTTCGAGGTGGCGCGCGGCGAAATCTGCGCGCTGATCGGCCCCAATGGTGCCGGTAAAAGCTCGCTGCTCAACGTGCTCAATGGCGTGTATCGCTTCGATGCTGGCGAGATTGTCTTCGAAGACCAGCACTTCCACCGCATCGACCCCTTGGGTGCCGCGCGCCGGGGCATTGGCCGCACTTTCCAGAACAACGCGCTGTTCAAGAAGATGAGCGTGCTCGACAACCTCCTCACCGGCCTGTCGCGTCACATGCGCAGCAGCTTTATTGAGCAGGCCCTGGGCTTGCCCCGCGCACGCCGAGAAGCCGAGGCATTCCGGTCGCGGGCCCAGGGCATTCTTGAATTCCTGGAGTTGCAAGCCCACCGGGACGTGTTGGTCGGCAACCTGTCCTACGGCCTGCAAAAACGCGTGGAACTGGGGCGGGCGTTGATCGCCGGGCCGAGCCTGTTGCTGCTGGACGAGCCCATGGCCGGCATGAACGCCGAAGAAAAACAGGAAATGGCGCGCTTCGTCGCTGACGTAAACCGCGACCTTGGCACCACCGTGGTGTTGATCGAACACGACATGGGCGTGGTGATGGGCCTGTCCGACCATGTGGTGGTGCTCGATTACGGGCGCAAGGTCGGCGATGGCACGCCTGCCGACGTGCAGGCCAATCCCGAGGTGATCGCGGCCTACCTGGGAGTTGTAAACCCATGA